The following coding sequences lie in one Syntrophales bacterium genomic window:
- a CDS encoding ATP synthase F0 subunit B, whose product MGTGRAIEPNKNIQGKKPLAFTAISSLFLCMFLVSAACASGGGSEDTHAKLMNFAWKALDFIVLAGIIYWLVGKKAKDFFAGRREKIGKGLADAASQLEEAQRKFKEYEAKLDKATVEIDELTTMIREQGQAEKQRIIKEAHEIAEKIKEDARLRMEQEFKKARHQLRLEAVRYSTQMAESLLRENIRVEDHEAMVRNYIKNTVKAN is encoded by the coding sequence ATGGGAACAGGACGTGCGATAGAGCCAAACAAAAATATCCAGGGCAAAAAACCCCTTGCTTTCACAGCCATCTCTTCTTTATTCCTCTGCATGTTTCTTGTCTCTGCGGCCTGCGCCTCCGGAGGCGGGAGTGAAGACACGCACGCAAAACTGATGAATTTCGCGTGGAAGGCCCTCGATTTTATTGTCCTTGCCGGAATTATCTACTGGCTGGTGGGTAAGAAGGCAAAGGACTTTTTCGCAGGACGCAGGGAAAAAATCGGAAAAGGGCTGGCGGATGCCGCATCCCAACTTGAAGAGGCACAAAGAAAATTCAAGGAATACGAAGCAAAGCTCGATAAGGCAACCGTTGAAATAGATGAATTAACCACGATGATTCGGGAACAGGGACAGGCCGAAAAACAGCGGATCATCAAGGAAGCCCATGAAATAGCGGAAAAAATTAAGGAAGATGCCCGCTTGCGCATGGAGCAGGAATTCAAAAAGGCACGGCATCAGCTCCGCCTCGAAGCGGTGCGCTATTCAACGCAGATGGCGGAATCCCTTCTTCGCGAAAATATCCGGGTTGAAGATCACGAAGCAATGGTAAGAAATTATATAAAAAATACCGTAAAAGCCAATTGA
- the atpH gene encoding ATP synthase F1 subunit delta, with translation MINRNIARRYAKAFFKVAAEGKMYRECYDELVAFANIIKADDNLYGFLTNPIFSLSDKKAVMEALIEKRNISNLSANFLKLLVDKRRIVLLPDIMDCYRDIMDKELGMVRVAVKTAFPLSPELSEKLKKGLEAMTKGKVEMTVLDEPELLGGIVVRIGNTYYDGSVRAQLNDIQNLLGEEI, from the coding sequence TTGATCAATAGAAATATTGCCAGGCGCTATGCGAAAGCTTTTTTTAAAGTGGCCGCAGAAGGGAAAATGTATCGGGAATGTTACGATGAACTCGTTGCCTTCGCCAATATTATCAAGGCAGATGATAATCTGTATGGATTTCTGACCAATCCGATATTCTCCCTGTCCGATAAAAAAGCGGTCATGGAAGCGCTGATAGAAAAAAGGAACATTTCCAATCTTTCAGCTAACTTCCTGAAACTGCTGGTTGATAAGCGTCGTATCGTCCTGCTTCCCGACATCATGGACTGCTATCGGGACATTATGGATAAAGAGTTGGGAATGGTCAGAGTCGCCGTTAAAACCGCCTTTCCCCTTTCGCCGGAACTCTCCGAAAAACTGAAGAAGGGACTGGAGGCGATGACCAAGGGCAAGGTCGAAATGACCGTTTTAGATGAGCCCGAGCTGCTGGGCGGCATAGTGGTTCGGATTGGCAACACCTATTATGACGGGAGCGTCCGAGCGCAATTGAACGACATCCAAAATCTCTTGGGGGAGGAGATATAG